A segment of the Vagococcus hydrophili genome:
ATAGCAAAAACAAGTTATCAAGTTGTTCCTCGCTTATTTGTATTAGGTATGGGAGCTAAAAAAAATACCCCTTTGTCAGTCATCGAGAGCGAATTTGAAACATTTTGTGAGCAACATCAAATTCATCCAAGAAGTATTAAAAAAATTGTCAGTATTGATTTAAAAAAAGAAGAACAAGGAATCATTGATTTTTCAAAAAAATTAGAAGTTCCTTTTGAAATATTTACAAAAGAAGAATTAGAAGAATCATCGTTGAAATACCCTCAATCAGAGTTTGTTAAATCAATCGTTGGCATTGGTAATGTGGCATTGTCATCAGCTGATTATGCAACAGGTGGTCAAGTTTTGACAGATCGATATGGAAACAACGGTGTGACATTTGCATTAGGAAAGGATTGAAAATATGTTATATGTTGTTGGATTAGGACCAGGTGGCAGTGAGCAATTATCATTTGAAGCCAAGGAAGCGATTTTGAATTCAGAAGTGATTGTCGGTTACGTAACCTACATGAAATTAGTTAAAGATTTAGTGAAAGGGAAAGAATTGGTTCATAACGGTATGCGTCAAGAAGTAGAACGTTGCCAAAAAGCAATTGATATTGCTTTATCAGGAAAAGATGTGGCGGTTATTTCTAGTGGAGATGCTGGTGTTTATGGTATGGCTGGACTTATTTTAGAGTTAATTCATACACAAAAAATTGACCTACCTGTTAAAGTGATCCCTGGTATCACAGCAAGTATTGGTGGAGCAGCTCTTTTAGGAGCACCATTGATGAATGATTTTTGTCACATTAGTTTAAGCGACTTAATGACCCCTTGGGAAATGATTGAAAAGAGACTCCGTGCTGCATCTGACGCTGATTTTGTCATCTGTTTATATAACCCAAGAAGTAAGGGTCGTCCTCATCATTTAAAAACGTCTCTTGATATTATGAAGCAATACAAAGGGGAAGACACGATTGTTGGTATCGCTAAAGACGTGGGTCGAGCAAAAGAAGAAATTATCCTAACAACCATTAAAGAGTTAGATGAAACCTTAGTTGATATGACAACGGTTGTCATCGTTGGAAATAAAGAAACCTATGTCTCTAACGGTCGAATGGTAACACCTCGAGGGTATTCTTTATGATCCT
Coding sequences within it:
- the cobJ gene encoding precorrin-3B C(17)-methyltransferase, translating into MLYVVGLGPGGSEQLSFEAKEAILNSEVIVGYVTYMKLVKDLVKGKELVHNGMRQEVERCQKAIDIALSGKDVAVISSGDAGVYGMAGLILELIHTQKIDLPVKVIPGITASIGGAALLGAPLMNDFCHISLSDLMTPWEMIEKRLRAASDADFVICLYNPRSKGRPHHLKTSLDIMKQYKGEDTIVGIAKDVGRAKEEIILTTIKELDETLVDMTTVVIVGNKETYVSNGRMVTPRGYSL